One genomic window of Halococcus sediminicola includes the following:
- a CDS encoding DUF4177 domain-containing protein produces the protein MDDPDSPPRWEYEIIRPPRDETKKEAANPKAEINALAADGWRLVETIDYSSGGTKYMVFERPCAEQSEDAP, from the coding sequence ATGGACGACCCGGACTCCCCGCCGAGATGGGAGTACGAAATCATCAGACCGCCGCGCGACGAGACGAAAAAGGAGGCCGCGAACCCGAAAGCCGAGATCAACGCCCTCGCGGCCGACGGCTGGCGACTCGTCGAGACCATCGACTATTCGAGCGGCGGTACCAAGTACATGGTCTTCGAGCGACCGTGTGCCGAACAGTCAGAGGATGCCCCGTGA